The following are encoded together in the Theileria orientalis strain Shintoku DNA, chromosome 1, complete genome genome:
- a CDS encoding uncharacterized protein (sybindin-like protein family protein): MSELHSFYIFFKTKSIYRSLYTEAAKRAVTNCISHGFKDNRSDQYNQESSFEATSSFENSHLLGLKDHQDSNLELYDLHDLNASLLSKAQGRKSSISDDSLPDDLIAKSTVNLYDSIDENLHKNYEKLLLGFLTGLTSFSKTICETNDLRDPEGLSVAHFNVCSTHQFKIHYFETITGYKLVCLTSCDFPNLEETLKSIYVDLLNNLVLANPTYVVGSCITSSEFELIVRRTILSSI; the protein is encoded by the exons ATGTCTGAGTTACACagtttttacatattttttaaaacgaAATCCATATATCGCAGCTTGTACACCGAAGCTGCTAAAAGGGCAGTGACGAATTGCATTTCCCATGGATTTAAAGACAATAGAAGTGACCAGTATAATCAGGAATCCTCGTTTGAGGCGACCTCGTCCTTTGAAAATTCCCACCTGCTGGGTCTAAAAGACCACCAGGATTCGAACCTGGAGCTATACGATCTTCACGACTTAAACGCCAGTCTCCTCAGCAAGGCGCAGGGCAGGAAATCGTCGATCAGCGATGATTCTTTGCCAGATGATCTCATCGCCAAGTCAACGGTTAATTTGTACGACAGCATAGATGAAAACCTTCACAAAAACTACGAAAAGCTGCTGCTCGGATTCTTAACGGGGCTGACGTCGTTTAGTAAGACCATCTGCGAGACTAACGACCTGAGGGACCCCGAGGGGCTTTCGGTGGCACACTTTAACGTATGTAGCACACACcagtttaaaatacactaTTTTGAGACGATAACAG GCTACAAGCTGGTTTGTTTAACATCCTGCGATTTCCCGAACCTGGAGGAGACTTTGAAGTCGATCTACGTTGACCTGCTCAACAACTTGGTTCTCGCGAACCCTACCTACGTGGTCGGATCCTGCATCACCTCCTCGGAGTTCGAGCTGATAGTCAGAAGGACCATACTGTCGTCAATATAA
- a CDS encoding ribonucleotide reductase R2 subunit/ribonucleoside-diphosphate reductase small chain, whose translation MSELSKRMKALEAEEFLLNHNPNRTTLFPIVYPDFWEWYKKAQASFWTAEEIDFSMDMVHWNKLTKDEHHFISNVLAFFAASDGIVLENLALKFLRDVKLPEAQSFYSFQIAVENIHSETYSLLIENYIKDEAEKNRLFMAIETIDAVKDKANWAKKWITDDNSFAERIVAYAAVEGILFSGSFCALFWLKKRGLMPGLTFSNELIARDEGLHADFGCYIYQNLKHKLPQEAVQQIIKEAVVVERSYICDSLPCDLIGMNSPLNKFFLELMTQYIEFVADRLLKALGVDPVYNVTNPFDWMDLISVQVSRVCGLMILKGKTNFFEKRVGEYQKAGIMAKKVEQKFTTNDLEF comes from the exons atgtCAGAGTTGAGTAAGAGAATGAAGGCCCTGGAGGCCGAAGAATTCCTATTAAACCATAATCCGAACAGAACG ACGCTGTTTCCAATAGTATACCCAGATTTCTGGGAGTGGTACAAGAAGGCGCAGGCGTCGTTTTGGACAGCTGAGGAAATAGACTTCTCAATGGACATGGTACACTGGAACAAGCTGACGAAGGACGAACACCACTTCATATCAAACGTGTTAGCCTTTTTTGCAGCAAG TGACGGAATCGTGCTTGAGAACTTGGCGCTGAAGTTCCTCAGAGATGTTAAGTTGCCGGAAGCACAGAGCTTCTACTCCTTCCAAATAGCAGTTGAAAACATACACTCGGAGACATATAGTCTACTAATAGAGAATTACATCAAGGACGAGGCGGAAAAAAACAGACTATTCATGGCAATAGAAACTATCGATGCGGTGAAGGACAAGGCGAACTGGGCCAAAAAATGGATCACGGACGATAATTCGTTTGCAGAGAGAATA GTAGCATACGCCGCAGTCGAAGGTATCTTGTTTAGTGGGAGCTTCTGCGCACTCTTCTGGCTGAAAAAAAGAGGACTGATGCCAGGGCTCACCTTCAGCAACGAGCTGATAGCGAGAGACGAGGGGCTTCACGCGGATTTTGGCTGCTACATATACCAAAATTTAAAGCATAAATTACCGCAGGAGGCAGTGCAGCAGATAATTAAGGAGGCAGTGGTGGTGGAGAGGAGTTACATATGTGACTCGCTGCCCTGCGATTTGATAGGAATGAACTCAC CTCTAAACAAATTTTTTCTAGAGCTCATGACCCAGTACATCGAGTTTGTGGCCGACAGGCTGCTTAAAGCACTGGGCGTCGACCCAGTGTACAACGTAACAAACCCATTCGACTGGATGGACCTGATTTCAGTGCAAGTAAGTCGAGTGTGCGGTCTAATGATTCTTAAGGGGAAAACCAACTTCTTTGAGAAGAGAGTTGGAGAGTATCAAAAGGCGGGGATCATGGCGAAAAAGGTTGAACAGAAGTTCACAACGAACGACTTGGAGTTTTAG
- a CDS encoding elongation factor 1-alpha: protein MGKEKTHINLVVIGHVDSGKSTTTGHLIYKLGGIDKRTIEKFEKESSDMGKGSFKYAWVLDKLKNERERGITIDITLWKFETGKYYYTVIDAPGHRDFIKNMITGTSQADVAMLVVPAEQGGFEAAFSKEGQTREHALLAFTLGVKQMICAINKMDKCDYKEDRYNEIQKEVHGYLKKVGYNVEKVPFVPISGFLGDNMIDRSDKMPWYKGKILVEALDLMEPPKRPVDRPLRLPLQGVYKIGGIGTVPVGRVETGQLKAGMILTFAPNPITTECKSVEMHHEVVEVALPGDNVGFNVKNVSTSDIRAGHVASDSKNDPAKETVSFHAQVIVLNHPGTIKAGYAPVVDCHTAHISCKFEEITSRMDKRTGKTLEENPKTIKNGDAAMVTLKPNKPMVVETFTEYAPLGRFAVRDMKQTVAVGVIKSVEKKDPGSSAKVTKSAQKAAKK from the coding sequence aTGGGTAAGGAAAAAACTCACATTAACTTGGTTGTTATCGGTCATGTCGATAGTGGCAAATCCACAACAACAGGACATCTAATTTACAAACTAGGAGGTATCGATAAGAGAACTATCGAGAAATTCGAGAAGGAGTCAAGCGATATGGGTAAGGGAAGTTTCAAGTACGCTTGGGTACTCGACAAACTGAAGAACGAAAGAGAAAGAGGTATCACCATCGATATCACACTCTGGAAGTTCGAAACAGGAAAGTACTACTACACAGTTATTGACGCACCCGGACATCGTGATTTCATCAAAAACATGATCACGGGAACGTCGCAAGCAGACGTGGCAATGTTGGTGGTCCCAGCAGAACAGGGTGGATTTGAAGCAGCATTCTCGAAGGAAGGACAGACCCGCGAACACGCACTCTTGGCCTTCACACTGGGAGTGAAGCAGATGATCTGCGCAATCAACAAGATGGACAAGTGCGACTACAAGGAGGACCGCTACAACGAAATACAGAAGGAAGTGCACGGatacctgaagaaggtagGATATAACGTGGAAAAGGTGCCCTTCGTCCCAATATCTGGATTCCTCGGAGACAACATGATAGACAGGTCGGACAAGATGCCCTGGTACAAGGGCAAGATACTGGTGGAGGCACTGGATCTGATGGAGCCACCAAAGAGACCAGTAGACAGACCACTGAGACTGCCACTCCAGGGAGTGTACAAGATAGGAGGAATTGGAACAGTGCCAGTGGGAAGAGTGGAGACAGGACAGCTTAAGGCAGGAATGATCCTCACCTTTGCACCAAACCCAATCACAACCGAGTGCAAATCTGTGGAAATGCACCACGAAGTGGTGGAGGTAGCATTGCCAGGAGACAACGTAGGATTCAACGTCAAAAACGTGTCAACATCAGACATCAGAGCAGGCCACGTGGCAAGCGACAGCAAAAACGACCCCGCAAAAGAGACAGTGTCGTTCCACGCACAAGTCATCGTGCTCAACCACCCAGGAACAATCAAGGCAGGCTACGCACCAGTGGTGGACTGCCACACAGCACACATCTCCTGCAAGTTCGAAGAAATCACGTCCAGAATGGACAAGCGTACAGGAAAAACGCTCGAGGAAAACCCGAAGACGATCAAAAACGGAGACGCAGCAATGGTGACGCTGAAGCCCAACAAGCCCATGGTGGTAGAAACCTTCACAGAATACGCGCCCCTGGGAAGGTTCGCTGTCAGGGACATGAAGCAGACCGTGGCAGTGGGAGTTATCAAGTCggtggagaagaaggaccCCGGATCCTCCGCAAAGGTAACCAAGTCAGCCCAGAAGGCAGCCAAGAAGTAG
- a CDS encoding uncharacterized protein (glutamyl/glutaminyl-tRNA synthetase, class Ic family protein) has protein sequence MFFNYHRLNSWKTIFLTHIFCLLIKHSLSYRINNKYNHVKPHIHKSHTLTKDSQRNHLESLFSTDNEGYSNSELEDKYPEVRVRFAPSPTGSLHIGSLRTYIYNYLFAKKHYGTLILRLDDTDKSRNVPGSLEDIISVLRWIGLDWDEGVYKSKEDHFYYQSNRNDIYKIFAEKLVDSNDAYYCFCKESLISKLLKKWFNIKFEKTDDKCIYLNKKEVENKLNKGNEYAIKLKSYNDEFDDFVLIRSNGCATYNFSSCVDDYLMKITHIIRGSDHALNANKQRLIFKLLKVKHPEFINVPLIVDENQLKLSKRSNKSITVHEIILDGICPLPLINYLTLLGTEYSHHKTIYEIDELMDKFTFNLTNSSFNYDKLLHLNKMYLHNISNKTFLKELNKYYEYNEKHENNKSEWLKKAWIREEFVDIYKTRVNTLKEYFLNVKSSLDYDYEKIKSNIGEYDEDLKKWIKEELTLLMDNRKNLIDLHLKFVQLLKEMGESENKVKVLQLMRFLLTGESVGPSLMDMANTWKVANEHNFYNFVNLETRLENIIKTVQEKQGNLNEMENKKVNVI, from the exons atgttttttaattatcacAGGCTAAACTCGTGGAagacaatatttttaacacatatattttgtttattaattaagCACAGTCTATCTTATCgcataaataacaaatataatcatGTAAAACCGCATATCCATAAATCTCACACATTAACCAAAGATTCACAGAGGAATCACCTGGaatctttattttccacaGACAATGAAGGGTATAGCAATAGTGAATTGGAGGATAAGTATCCTGAAGTTAGAGTTAGGTTTGCCCCTTCCCCAACCGGAAGCCTACACATTGGCTCCCTCAGAACATACATTTACAACTATTTGTTTGCAAAGAAGCATTACGGAACGCTGATATTGAGATTAGATGACACAGATAAGTCCAGAAATGTACCAGGAAGCCTGGAAGATATCATATCAGTGTTAAG GTGGATTGGATTGGACTGGGACGAAGGTGTGTATAAGTCTAAAGAGGATCACTTTTACTATCAATCGAATAGAAATGATATATACAA AATATTCGCCGAAAAATTAGTGGATAGTAACGACGCGTACTACTGTTTCTGCAAAGAATCACTCATATCGAAATTACTCAAA AAATGGTTTAATATTAAGTTTGAGAAAACAGATGAcaagtgtatatatttaaataaaaaggaagtggaaaataaattgaataagGGGAATGAATACGCAATCAAATTAAA ATCGTACAACGACGAATTTGACGATTTCGTATTGATTCGATCAAACGGATGTGCAACGTATAATTTCAGTTCATGCGTAGATGACTACCTAATGAAGATAACGCACATCATAAGGGGATCAGATCACGCACTTAATGCAAATAA GCAAAGGTTGATATTCAAGTTACTGAAGGTGAAGCATCCGGAATTTATCAACGTGCCACTGATAGTGGATGAAAATCAACTTAAATTAAGTAAACGCAGCAACAAAAGCATAACAGTTCACGAGATCAT ACTTGATGGAATATGTCCACTGCCCTTAATAAACTATCTGACACTGCTGGGAACTGAGTATTCACACCATAA GACCATATATGAAATTGATGAATTGATGGACAAGTTCACATTTAACTTGACAAACAGCAGCTTCAACTACGATAAATTGTTGCAcctgaataaaatgtaccTCCACaatatatcaaataagACGTTCCTGAAGGAATTGAACAAATATTACgaatataatgaaaaacatG AAAATAACAAGAGTGAATGGTTAAAAAAGGCATGGATAAGAGAAGAGTTTGtagatatttataaaacgAGAGTGAACACACTGAAGGAGTACTTCCTGAACGTTAAATCGTCATTGGACTACGACTATGAGAAGATTAAGAGCAACATAG GAGAATATGACGAGGACTTGAAGAAGTGGATCAAGGAAGAATTGACGCTACTAATGGATAATAG GAAAAACCTGATCGACCTACACTTAAAATTCGTACAACTGCTGAAAGAGATGGGAGAGTcggaaaataaagtaaagGTACTGCAACTGATGAGGTTTCTGCTAACGGGAGAGTCAGTTGGACCATCGCTGATGGATATG GCAAATACTTGGAAGGTTGCAAACGAACATAACTTCTATAACTTCGTCAATTTGGAGACCAGATtggaaaatataataaagaCTGTACAGGAAAAACAGGGGAACCTAAACgaaatggaaaataaaaaagttaatgtgatataa